Proteins encoded in a region of the Acidobacteriota bacterium genome:
- a CDS encoding serine/threonine-protein kinase, translating into MSDMSGLSPGTRLGAYEILAELGRGGMGEVYRARDGKLDRDVALKILPDVFAGDPDRVARFEREAKTLASLNHPNIAHIYDAGSFERGAYLAMELVEGQDLSELIGNGALPLEDALAIARQIATALEAAHEQGIIHRDLKPANVKVRADGMVKVLDFGLAKAIDRTLDSGPGILDPMNSPTLTARMTQMGVILGTAAYMAPEQAKGKPVDKRADIFSFGVVLYEMLTGRSLFVAETIPETLAHVMTRPVDLTTLPGTTPRRVRELLGRCLEKDPRRRLRDIGEARLVLEDPAIATPDTDAQPGAGAFDSARAASAPPIPRWQRLLPWALTAASLGAAVVLWAPWRTATVVPNVQARFFYTLPEGVEFTRTGRQNLALSPDGTMIAFTANSQIYIRRMGELEAQPLRGSDIDPRDLVFSPDSQSIAFATTESGGTGVGLGLVKKIAVTGGAPVTICETTPTFGLHWSGGRIVSSQGQRILSVADTGGTVEALVEATEDSNEQMARPQVVNGGKDLIYSVRQPGTLFNDGQIVIQPIGGGARRVLVHGGADGRLVSSGHLLWVRDNTLFAQPASASAQLSGGPVPVVEGVDSTAATGAGKFAVSDNGMIAFLSGTGDPVSDLVWVDREGREEKSGAPSRAYTYPRISPDGTRVAAGASDGEQDIWIWDFARKTMSRLTSGLDQDNYPVWTPESRQVLYRITEGAQGDIFRRMADGTGAAEQVTTTPRTFDTPFQVLKDLRVLALSADGGASFLYVHTPGGDGIATPLIPGSSRQVGSAEISPDGRWIAYQSPEGSTVDEIHVRPFPNAGGGHWQISSGGGRIPMWSRDGKELFFRTIDRSRLMTVPVQATPGRPDFVYGTPAQALDTSRWGGAIVGRPFDISADGRRFLAIIPVTANSTERPTITVITHWFDELRARAGGK; encoded by the coding sequence GTGTCTGACATGAGTGGTTTGTCTCCCGGAACGCGCCTTGGCGCGTACGAAATCCTTGCCGAACTGGGCAGAGGCGGAATGGGCGAGGTGTATCGCGCCCGAGACGGCAAGCTCGATCGCGACGTCGCGCTCAAGATTCTGCCGGACGTGTTTGCCGGCGACCCCGACCGCGTGGCGCGGTTTGAACGCGAAGCCAAAACGCTCGCGTCCCTCAACCACCCGAACATCGCACACATCTACGACGCGGGCTCGTTCGAGCGCGGCGCGTATCTGGCCATGGAACTGGTCGAGGGGCAGGACCTGTCGGAGTTGATTGGGAATGGCGCCCTGCCGCTCGAAGACGCGCTTGCCATCGCGCGCCAGATCGCCACCGCGCTCGAAGCCGCGCACGAACAGGGGATCATCCATCGCGACCTGAAGCCGGCCAACGTGAAGGTGCGCGCGGATGGCATGGTGAAGGTGCTGGACTTCGGGCTGGCGAAGGCGATCGATCGAACCCTGGACTCTGGACCCGGGATCCTGGACCCGATGAACTCGCCGACGCTGACCGCGCGCATGACGCAGATGGGCGTCATCCTCGGCACGGCCGCCTACATGGCCCCCGAGCAGGCCAAAGGCAAGCCGGTCGATAAGCGCGCCGACATCTTTTCGTTCGGCGTCGTGCTCTACGAAATGTTGACAGGGCGCTCGCTGTTTGTCGCCGAGACGATTCCCGAAACGCTGGCGCACGTGATGACGCGTCCGGTGGATCTGACGACGCTGCCGGGGACGACACCGCGGCGGGTGCGGGAACTGCTCGGGCGCTGCCTGGAGAAGGACCCGCGTCGGAGGCTGCGCGACATCGGCGAGGCGCGGCTGGTGCTCGAAGATCCGGCGATCGCGACACCCGACACGGACGCGCAGCCAGGCGCCGGCGCTTTCGACTCCGCTCGGGCCGCATCGGCGCCACCGATCCCGCGATGGCAGCGCCTCCTGCCCTGGGCGCTAACCGCGGCCAGCCTCGGTGCCGCCGTCGTCCTGTGGGCACCCTGGCGAACCGCCACCGTCGTCCCCAACGTCCAGGCGCGCTTTTTCTACACGTTGCCCGAAGGCGTCGAGTTCACGCGGACGGGCCGGCAGAACCTTGCGCTGTCGCCCGATGGAACGATGATCGCGTTCACCGCCAACAGTCAGATCTACATCCGCCGGATGGGCGAACTCGAGGCGCAGCCCCTACGCGGCTCGGACATCGATCCACGGGACCTCGTCTTTTCGCCAGACAGTCAGTCGATCGCGTTCGCGACGACGGAGTCAGGAGGCACCGGTGTGGGGTTGGGCCTCGTCAAGAAGATTGCCGTGACCGGCGGCGCGCCCGTCACGATCTGTGAGACCACCCCGACCTTCGGTCTCCATTGGAGCGGCGGCCGTATCGTCTCCAGTCAGGGCCAACGGATTCTGTCAGTGGCCGATACCGGGGGAACCGTCGAAGCGCTGGTGGAAGCCACAGAGGACAGCAACGAGCAGATGGCTCGGCCCCAAGTGGTGAACGGAGGCAAGGACCTTATCTATTCGGTGCGCCAACCGGGAACCCTTTTCAACGACGGCCAGATCGTGATTCAACCGATCGGCGGCGGCGCGCGGCGTGTGCTGGTGCACGGCGGTGCTGACGGGCGGCTGGTGTCGAGCGGTCACCTGCTCTGGGTGCGGGACAACACGCTCTTTGCACAACCGGCGAGCGCATCGGCGCAACTCTCGGGCGGGCCCGTGCCCGTCGTCGAGGGCGTGGATTCTACAGCTGCTACCGGTGCCGGGAAGTTCGCGGTGTCAGACAACGGCATGATTGCGTTTCTGTCAGGCACGGGCGATCCCGTGAGCGACCTCGTGTGGGTCGATCGAGAAGGTCGCGAGGAAAAGTCGGGCGCTCCGTCGCGCGCATACACATACCCCAGAATCTCACCCGATGGTACCCGTGTGGCCGCGGGTGCCTCGGATGGCGAACAGGACATTTGGATCTGGGATTTCGCACGCAAAACGATGAGCCGGCTGACGTCTGGGCTAGACCAGGACAACTACCCTGTCTGGACGCCAGAGAGTCGCCAGGTGCTCTACAGAATCACCGAGGGTGCTCAGGGCGACATCTTCCGTCGCATGGCCGACGGTACCGGTGCTGCGGAGCAGGTGACGACAACGCCACGGACATTCGACACACCGTTTCAGGTGCTGAAGGACCTCCGGGTGCTCGCACTGTCCGCTGACGGCGGAGCGTCGTTCCTCTACGTGCACACACCCGGTGGTGACGGCATCGCGACACCACTTATTCCCGGGTCTTCCCGGCAAGTGGGTAGCGCCGAGATTTCGCCCGATGGTCGCTGGATCGCGTATCAGTCGCCGGAGGGGAGCACGGTGGACGAGATCCACGTTCGGCCGTTTCCGAATGCCGGCGGCGGACATTGGCAGATCTCGTCCGGGGGCGGCCGAATCCCCATGTGGTCGAGGGACGGCAAGGAACTCTTCTTCCGCACGATCGATCGCAGTCGTTTGATGACCGTGCCGGTGCAGGCCACTCCCGGCCGCCCGGACTTTGTCTACGGCACACCCGCGCAGGCGCTCGACACCAGCAGATGGGGCGGCGCCATCGTCGGGCGCCCCTTCGACATCTCCGCCGACGGCCGTCGCTTCCTGGCGATCATTCCCGTCACCGCCAACAGCACCGAGCGCCCGACGATTACCGTGATTACCCACTGGTTCGACGAACTGCGGGCGCGGGCTGGGGGGAAGTAG
- a CDS encoding serine/threonine-protein kinase, translating into MIGQTLGPYQILAELGRGGMGEVYRARDTKLDRDVAIKVLPESFAADADRVARFTREAKTLASLNHPNIAGIYGIEEFREKTSGVFSGSALSEKTPDVFSRALVMELVEGQDLSEMIGGLEVQAALQIARQIIDALEAAHEQGIIHRDLKPQNIKVRDDGTVKVLDFGLAKAMDSGTSGPGTQDAANSPTLTARATQMGMILGTAAYMSPEQARGRPVDKRTDVWAFGCVLFEMLSGRKAFDGEDVTEMISAVMKTEPDWTALPADLPANIRTILTRCLVKDRKARIPDFSVVRYMLDQPASAAISAAGAAPTATARSRWSLPLLVACGALVVATVALAAMHFGETPPAPPPEMRVDITTPSTPWVSDFELSPDGSSIAFVAPNEKGVLHLWLRRLDQAAAQMLTGTEDARQPFWSPDSKTIGYFAGGNIKRIEAAGGTSTRVTGFAGFSQGGAWGLDDVILFRTASGLMRVNAGGGGLEMVTKGVLGLAPQAPQFLPDGRTFVYFQYTGNGESSGLYLGSLDGTSTFLAPADSTGRWLPPRSIAFVAQGVLVVREIDLDKRALMGPSRTLADGQGSTVGHGGFSISRNGLIAYRPQTERPGAHLVWFDRTGAPAGTLLDMDGPVSSAVFSPDGTRLAVDATINGNRDIWIKDLAGGGLTRLTFDVAVDGFPAWSPDSRTIVFESGRKNGFDIYAKSANGAGVEEVWLERQGNQWPHEISPDGKWLVYFDAENSGDLWAMPLPVGGTQTPSPLATTPFAENQPAISPDGAWVAYTTSESGRDEVMVQAFPKANGKWQVSAGGGHSPQWGPDGKELYFISDSTMMAATVRPSGGSFGFTPPVKLFDQQFAQRNSRAQYAVDRRGRFLINTARAQNAGVTAPITLLLNWRGGAR; encoded by the coding sequence ATGATCGGCCAAACGTTGGGTCCGTACCAGATCCTCGCCGAGCTGGGCAGAGGCGGAATGGGCGAGGTGTATCGCGCGCGCGATACGAAACTCGACCGGGACGTCGCGATCAAAGTGCTGCCCGAGTCATTCGCGGCTGACGCCGATCGCGTGGCGCGCTTCACGCGCGAGGCGAAGACGCTGGCGTCGCTCAATCACCCGAACATCGCGGGCATCTATGGGATCGAGGAGTTCCGGGAAAAGACGTCGGGTGTCTTTTCCGGTTCCGCCCTCTCGGAAAAGACACCCGACGTCTTTTCCCGAGCACTCGTGATGGAACTGGTCGAGGGGCAGGACCTCTCGGAGATGATCGGCGGCCTTGAGGTCCAGGCCGCCCTACAAATCGCGCGCCAGATCATCGACGCGCTCGAAGCTGCGCACGAGCAGGGCATCATCCATCGAGATCTGAAGCCGCAGAACATCAAGGTCCGGGACGACGGCACCGTGAAGGTGCTGGACTTCGGGTTGGCGAAGGCCATGGACTCCGGGACCTCGGGACCCGGGACTCAGGACGCTGCGAATTCGCCGACCTTGACGGCCCGTGCCACCCAGATGGGAATGATCCTCGGTACCGCTGCGTACATGTCGCCCGAGCAGGCGCGGGGCCGCCCAGTGGACAAGCGCACGGACGTGTGGGCATTCGGCTGTGTGTTGTTCGAGATGCTCTCAGGCCGCAAAGCGTTCGACGGAGAAGACGTCACCGAAATGATCTCGGCGGTGATGAAGACCGAGCCGGACTGGACGGCGCTGCCAGCGGATCTGCCGGCCAACATCCGCACGATCCTCACGCGCTGCCTCGTCAAGGATCGCAAGGCGCGCATCCCGGACTTCTCCGTCGTCCGCTACATGCTCGACCAACCCGCGTCGGCAGCCATATCGGCAGCGGGAGCCGCGCCGACCGCGACCGCACGGTCGCGCTGGTCGCTCCCACTCCTCGTCGCATGCGGCGCACTGGTGGTGGCAACCGTGGCTCTGGCGGCCATGCACTTCGGCGAAACACCGCCGGCGCCTCCTCCCGAGATGCGCGTGGACATCACCACTCCGTCAACGCCGTGGGTCTCCGACTTCGAACTCTCGCCCGACGGCAGCAGCATTGCCTTCGTGGCGCCGAACGAGAAGGGCGTGCTGCACCTCTGGCTCCGCCGCCTCGACCAGGCCGCGGCACAGATGCTGACCGGCACCGAGGACGCGCGACAGCCCTTCTGGTCTCCGGACTCGAAGACCATCGGCTACTTCGCGGGCGGCAATATCAAGCGGATCGAGGCCGCTGGCGGTACGTCAACCAGAGTGACCGGGTTCGCTGGTTTTTCGCAGGGAGGCGCCTGGGGGCTTGACGATGTGATCCTGTTCAGGACGGCCAGCGGGCTGATGCGTGTGAACGCCGGCGGAGGCGGACTTGAGATGGTCACCAAAGGCGTGCTGGGACTGGCGCCTCAGGCACCGCAGTTCCTTCCTGACGGACGCACCTTCGTCTATTTCCAATACACGGGAAACGGCGAAAGTTCGGGTCTCTATCTCGGATCGCTGGACGGGACATCGACGTTCCTGGCTCCAGCCGACTCGACCGGCCGTTGGCTGCCGCCACGCTCGATCGCCTTCGTGGCACAGGGAGTGCTCGTCGTACGCGAGATCGATCTGGACAAACGAGCGCTCATGGGACCTTCCCGGACCCTCGCGGATGGTCAGGGCAGTACGGTGGGGCACGGGGGGTTCTCGATTTCGAGGAACGGCCTCATCGCGTATCGCCCCCAAACGGAGCGGCCGGGTGCACATCTGGTCTGGTTCGATCGCACAGGTGCGCCAGCGGGCACGCTCCTCGATATGGATGGTCCAGTGAGTAGCGCCGTGTTTTCACCCGATGGCACGCGCCTCGCGGTGGATGCCACCATCAACGGCAATCGCGACATCTGGATCAAAGACCTGGCCGGTGGCGGCCTCACCCGGCTCACGTTCGATGTTGCCGTCGATGGGTTCCCCGCGTGGTCGCCGGATAGCCGCACCATCGTGTTCGAGAGCGGCCGCAAGAACGGGTTCGACATTTACGCGAAGTCGGCCAACGGCGCCGGCGTTGAGGAAGTCTGGCTGGAACGGCAGGGCAATCAGTGGCCGCATGAGATCTCCCCGGACGGCAAGTGGCTCGTCTACTTCGATGCAGAAAACAGTGGAGATCTTTGGGCCATGCCGCTGCCCGTGGGCGGCACCCAGACGCCATCGCCACTTGCGACGACACCGTTTGCCGAAAACCAGCCAGCGATCTCACCCGATGGTGCGTGGGTGGCGTACACCACCTCGGAATCAGGCCGCGACGAAGTGATGGTGCAGGCGTTCCCGAAGGCCAACGGCAAGTGGCAAGTGTCTGCCGGCGGTGGGCACTCGCCTCAATGGGGCCCCGACGGCAAGGAGTTGTATTTCATCTCTGACTCCACGATGATGGCTGCCACCGTTCGCCCGAGCGGCGGTTCGTTCGGCTTTACGCCACCCGTCAAGCTCTTCGACCAGCAGTTCGCGCAGCGGAACTCACGCGCGCAGTACGCGGTCGATCGGCGCGGACGGTTTCTGATCAACACTGCGAGGGCCCAGAACGCGGGCGTCACAGCGCCGATTACGCTGCTGCTCAACTGGCGCGGAGGGGCGAGATGA
- a CDS encoding protein kinase, with product MIGQTIGPYQVLSKLGAGGMGEVYRARDTKLDRDVAIKVLPESFAADADRVARFTREAKTLASLNHPNIAQIYGIEETTSEVGRGMSGAGPTSEVVSRALVMELVEGEDLSAPMARGAIPLSEALPIAKQIAYALEAAHEQGIVHRDLKPQNIKVREDGTVKVLDFGLAKAMDPGTPGLQDSDNSPTMTARATQMGMIIGTAAYMAPEQAKGKAVDKRADVWAFGVVLYEMLTGRRAFAGDDVSETLASVLKDTPSMASLPEDVPSSIRRLLRRCLEKDRAKRLDSMAVARLEIEEAIAGEPAAAAPTAAPPAVPSRRSRPAVTAGAIGVAIVAAGLTWWLKPGAVPTQPAVTRFAVTLPTGMQWTRAGRHLIAISPDGTHVAYVADSKLFVRRLDQFEAVAVVSVADPAEPVFSPDGASIAYFSAGRLLKVALSGGAPQPLCDSVLPNGASWTGDTIVFGDTKGIYRVPATGGTPELIVTREGSEQLTGPQLLPGGQAVLYTKANVGSSNDGEIIVEQIGTKSRTVLLRGGMDGRYLASDGGYLVYSRSGEILGVPIDLAALKVTGTPVSLLGGVRANVGAAIAHFAVSATGALVYVSGSADDNAELVWVDIKGAQQPITSEKGAYQYLRVSPDGTRVAYTASSGADRDIFVLDWARNSKIRLTKEAGGETSPIWSPDSRRIAYNASRTGGQSSIYWRAADGSGEEEQLTTGPNLRVPFSWSRDGQTLFFVEQNPQNSNDIWALPMTGDRTTRALVTSRFDERRPAISPDGRWLAYGTNEQGPPEIHVRPYPETAREKYQASAGGGTSPVWSIDGRAIFYRNGGKYFRVNVTTSPDFKAGKPEELFTLIGSDQTMNYDLAPDGKRFAVIKSGSDGSGVEYRVVVNWIEELRARVRPAK from the coding sequence ATGATTGGTCAAACGATAGGTCCATATCAGGTCCTTTCCAAGCTCGGCGCAGGCGGAATGGGCGAGGTGTATCGCGCCCGCGATACCAAGCTCGACCGCGATGTGGCGATCAAAGTGCTGCCAGAGTCCTTCGCGGCCGACGCCGACCGCGTCGCGCGATTCACCCGCGAAGCGAAGACGCTCGCGTCGCTCAATCACCCGAACATCGCGCAGATCTACGGGATAGAGGAAACGACCTCAGAGGTCGGTCGCGGGATGAGTGGTGCCGGACCGACCTCTGAGGTCGTTTCCCGTGCCCTGGTCATGGAACTGGTCGAGGGCGAGGACTTGTCGGCCCCGATGGCTCGCGGCGCGATTCCCCTGTCTGAAGCCCTGCCGATCGCGAAACAGATCGCCTATGCCCTTGAAGCCGCGCACGAACAGGGCATCGTGCATCGTGACCTCAAGCCCCAGAACATCAAGGTGCGCGAGGACGGCACGGTGAAGGTGTTGGACTTCGGCTTGGCGAAAGCGATGGACCCCGGGACCCCAGGACTCCAGGACTCCGATAACTCGCCCACCATGACCGCGCGCGCGACCCAGATGGGCATGATCATCGGCACGGCGGCGTACATGGCCCCCGAGCAGGCGAAGGGCAAGGCCGTGGACAAGCGCGCCGACGTGTGGGCGTTTGGCGTCGTGCTCTACGAAATGCTGACGGGCCGGCGCGCGTTCGCGGGAGACGACGTGTCGGAGACGCTGGCGTCGGTACTGAAAGACACGCCGTCGATGGCGTCGCTGCCAGAGGACGTGCCGTCGTCAATCAGGAGACTGCTGCGGCGCTGCCTGGAGAAAGACCGCGCGAAGCGGCTCGACTCGATGGCGGTCGCGCGGCTGGAGATCGAAGAGGCGATCGCCGGAGAGCCCGCTGCGGCCGCGCCCACCGCCGCGCCGCCGGCGGTGCCCAGTCGTCGCTCGCGACCTGCGGTGACCGCAGGAGCGATCGGCGTGGCGATCGTTGCGGCCGGTCTGACCTGGTGGCTCAAGCCGGGGGCGGTCCCGACGCAGCCGGCCGTCACGCGCTTCGCTGTGACGCTGCCCACTGGCATGCAATGGACACGCGCCGGCCGGCACCTGATCGCGATCTCGCCAGACGGCACGCACGTAGCCTACGTCGCTGACAGCAAGCTCTTCGTTCGCAGGCTCGATCAGTTCGAAGCTGTTGCCGTGGTGAGCGTGGCCGATCCCGCCGAGCCGGTCTTCTCCCCGGACGGCGCCTCGATCGCCTACTTCTCCGCAGGGAGGTTGCTGAAGGTGGCGCTCTCCGGCGGCGCCCCTCAACCGCTCTGTGATTCCGTCCTGCCCAATGGCGCCAGTTGGACCGGGGACACGATCGTGTTCGGCGATACCAAAGGCATCTATCGCGTGCCCGCGACCGGCGGGACGCCGGAGCTCATCGTAACGCGCGAGGGGTCGGAGCAGTTGACCGGTCCCCAGCTCCTGCCGGGTGGGCAGGCCGTGCTCTATACAAAAGCCAACGTCGGGTCTAGCAACGACGGCGAGATCATCGTGGAGCAGATCGGGACGAAGTCGCGCACGGTGTTACTGAGGGGCGGGATGGACGGACGTTATCTGGCTTCGGACGGCGGGTACCTGGTGTACAGCCGCTCGGGAGAGATCCTTGGAGTGCCGATCGACCTCGCGGCCCTCAAAGTCACCGGCACACCGGTGTCCCTCCTGGGCGGGGTGCGAGCGAACGTGGGCGCAGCGATCGCTCACTTCGCCGTCTCTGCCACCGGCGCTCTCGTGTACGTGTCCGGCTCGGCCGACGACAACGCGGAACTGGTGTGGGTGGACATAAAAGGCGCGCAGCAGCCGATCACGTCGGAGAAAGGCGCCTATCAGTACCTGCGCGTCTCACCGGACGGCACGCGCGTCGCGTACACCGCGTCCTCGGGCGCCGACCGGGATATCTTCGTCCTGGACTGGGCGCGGAACTCGAAGATCCGGCTGACCAAGGAAGCCGGCGGCGAAACGTCGCCCATCTGGTCGCCCGACAGCAGGCGCATCGCGTACAACGCGTCCCGGACGGGAGGCCAGTCCAGCATTTACTGGCGGGCGGCCGACGGCTCCGGCGAAGAGGAGCAGCTGACGACTGGCCCGAATCTGCGGGTACCGTTCTCATGGTCCAGGGACGGGCAGACGTTGTTCTTCGTTGAGCAGAACCCACAGAACAGTAACGACATCTGGGCGTTGCCGATGACCGGCGACCGGACAACGCGGGCGCTCGTCACGTCGCGCTTTGACGAACGGCGACCGGCCATTTCACCTGACGGGCGCTGGCTCGCGTACGGAACGAACGAACAGGGGCCTCCCGAGATTCACGTCCGGCCGTATCCGGAGACCGCTCGTGAGAAGTATCAAGCGTCGGCGGGCGGCGGCACATCACCGGTCTGGTCGATCGACGGCCGCGCGATTTTTTATCGCAACGGCGGGAAGTACTTCCGTGTGAACGTCACCACGTCGCCCGACTTCAAGGCCGGGAAACCTGAAGAACTCTTCACCCTCATCGGATCGGATCAAACCATGAACTACGACCTGGCGCCCGACGGTAAGCGTTTCGCGGTGATCAAGTCCGGTAGCGACGGCAGCGGCGTGGAGTACCGCGTGGTCGTCAACTGGATCGAGGAACTGCGGGCGCGCGTCAGGCCGGCGAAGTAG
- a CDS encoding serine/threonine-protein kinase, producing MIGQSIGSYQVVSKLGEGGMGEVYRARDTRLNRDVAIKVLPEAFALDADRLARFTREAQVLASLNHPNIAQIYGIAETTSEVGRGVSGAGPTSEVVSRALVMELVEGQDLSELIGRGALGEQGALRTEDAIAIGRQIIDALEAAHEQGIVHRDLKPQNIKVREDGTVKVLDFGLAKAMDSGTSGPQDSNNSPTLTARATQMGMVIGTAAYMAPEQARGRAVDRRADIWAFGVVFYEMLTGRRAFEGEDISVTLANVIKETPTFDALPPDLPAPIRRLLRRCLEKDPKRRLGAISGARLELDEAASPSEAPPVAALVAAPRSGVGRWERAIWATLAVVATVAAVVFAMSSGTKNEAALLMARFSVSPPGQGQFIGGTPRMAISPDGKMLAFAATSKAAEQDQLWIRRLDAMEAVAVSGTQSTPDATAPQSPFWSPDSRHLAFLMQTGGMTGGGLSRGSRLQTVDVTGGAVRTICELPSNNASGSWNAQGVLVVSSQGTKGVQRVSATGGVPTQVTTLDASTSEVAHLWPQFLPDGRHFIYQAQTAARGDWAIFAGSIDSPDRHKVVQSDYARFAAPNLLLYSKGDNLLAQTMDMRTRQLTGDPVVVAPGLASLIGNGRAGFTVSDAGVLAFSSNPDQGAVGMVDRRLTWVDRSGKPVETVGPPVSAFTLRLSPDGARVALLELMASVTGRQLWVADLGRNVKAPLTTNRRAGSPTWSDDSTRLIFGSEADDGRFEIAQRLANGATAMTTLHREAGQDLSALDESSDGTRVVFARTDSGIRGLYVLSKADNKVVPYLADGFDHPHASLSRDGRWLAYTTNESGNYEVVVQTFPDPSGGKWPISAGGGAYPRWRRDGRELFYLNGAMLVAVPVTVNPGLVPGTARPLFGLNGTVQPGATGAYQYDVSSDGQRILLSVAPGGLGNFAPAIPLTVVTNWTSLMKMVK from the coding sequence ATGATTGGTCAGTCCATAGGTTCTTATCAGGTCGTCTCAAAGCTTGGCGAGGGCGGAATGGGCGAGGTGTATCGCGCGCGCGATACGAGGCTCAATCGTGACGTCGCGATCAAGGTGCTGCCCGAGGCCTTCGCGCTCGATGCGGATCGCCTCGCGCGCTTCACGCGCGAAGCACAAGTGCTCGCGTCGCTCAACCATCCGAACATCGCGCAGATCTACGGGATAGCGGAAACGACCTCAGAGGTCGGTCGCGGTGTGAGTGGTGCCGGACCGACCTCTGAGGTCGTTTCCCGCGCGCTTGTCATGGAACTGGTCGAAGGGCAGGACCTGTCGGAGTTGATCGGCCGTGGCGCCCTTGGCGAACAGGGCGCCCTACGTACGGAAGACGCCATCGCCATCGGGCGCCAGATCATCGATGCGCTCGAAGCCGCGCACGAGCAGGGCATCGTGCATCGCGACCTCAAGCCGCAGAACATCAAGGTGCGCGAGGACGGCACCGTGAAGGTGCTGGACTTCGGCCTGGCGAAGGCGATGGACTCCGGGACCTCGGGACCCCAGGACTCCAATAATTCGCCCACACTCACCGCGCGGGCGACGCAGATGGGCATGGTCATCGGCACCGCCGCCTACATGGCGCCTGAACAGGCGCGCGGTCGCGCCGTCGATCGGCGCGCGGACATCTGGGCGTTCGGCGTGGTGTTCTACGAGATGCTCACGGGGCGACGCGCCTTTGAAGGCGAGGACATCAGCGTCACGCTCGCGAACGTCATCAAAGAGACGCCGACGTTTGATGCGTTGCCGCCGGACCTGCCCGCGCCCATCCGTCGCCTGCTTCGCCGATGCCTCGAGAAAGATCCCAAGCGCCGGCTTGGCGCGATCAGTGGTGCCCGGCTCGAACTCGACGAAGCCGCATCGCCATCGGAGGCGCCTCCCGTCGCGGCCCTAGTCGCGGCCCCGCGCTCGGGCGTCGGTCGATGGGAGCGCGCGATCTGGGCGACACTCGCGGTCGTCGCCACCGTGGCGGCAGTCGTGTTCGCGATGTCGTCCGGGACGAAGAACGAAGCCGCGCTCCTGATGGCGCGTTTTTCGGTGAGCCCCCCAGGTCAAGGGCAATTCATCGGTGGGACGCCGCGCATGGCGATCTCCCCGGACGGCAAGATGCTGGCCTTTGCGGCCACGTCGAAGGCCGCGGAGCAGGACCAGCTCTGGATTCGGCGGCTCGACGCAATGGAGGCGGTCGCCGTCTCGGGTACGCAGAGCACACCAGACGCCACGGCGCCTCAGTCACCCTTCTGGTCTCCTGACAGCCGGCACCTCGCGTTCTTGATGCAGACCGGTGGGATGACAGGGGGGGGCCTGTCGCGCGGCAGTCGATTGCAGACGGTGGACGTCACGGGTGGCGCCGTGCGGACGATTTGCGAACTGCCCTCAAACAACGCCAGCGGAAGCTGGAATGCCCAAGGCGTGTTGGTGGTCTCTTCGCAGGGCACCAAAGGTGTTCAGCGCGTCTCTGCCACCGGCGGCGTGCCAACGCAGGTGACCACGCTTGACGCATCAACGAGCGAAGTGGCGCATCTGTGGCCGCAGTTCCTGCCCGATGGCCGCCACTTCATCTATCAGGCGCAGACAGCGGCGCGCGGCGACTGGGCCATCTTCGCGGGTTCCATAGATTCGCCGGATCGACACAAAGTAGTGCAATCGGACTACGCGAGATTCGCTGCGCCGAACCTGTTGCTCTATTCCAAGGGCGACAATCTGCTGGCGCAGACGATGGACATGCGGACGCGGCAACTGACTGGCGACCCCGTGGTGGTCGCTCCGGGTCTGGCCAGCTTGATTGGGAATGGCCGTGCGGGATTCACGGTGTCGGACGCAGGTGTCCTGGCCTTCAGCAGCAACCCCGACCAGGGGGCCGTGGGGATGGTGGACCGGCGGCTGACGTGGGTCGATCGCAGCGGCAAGCCCGTGGAGACGGTCGGGCCACCAGTATCCGCGTTCACCCTCCGGCTCTCTCCCGATGGCGCTCGTGTCGCGCTGCTGGAGCTGATGGCCAGCGTGACCGGCCGTCAGTTGTGGGTGGCGGACCTCGGCCGCAACGTCAAAGCACCGCTGACGACGAACCGCCGGGCCGGCAGCCCGACGTGGTCGGATGACAGCACGCGCCTGATATTCGGATCGGAGGCCGACGACGGCCGTTTCGAGATTGCGCAACGACTGGCGAATGGTGCCACGGCGATGACCACGCTGCACCGCGAGGCCGGCCAGGATCTTTCGGCACTCGACGAATCCAGTGACGGCACGCGCGTGGTATTTGCGCGAACGGATTCCGGCATTCGAGGTCTGTACGTGTTGTCGAAAGCTGACAACAAGGTGGTGCCTTACCTCGCAGACGGCTTCGATCATCCTCATGCCTCGCTCTCGCGCGATGGCCGGTGGCTGGCCTACACGACCAACGAGTCCGGCAACTACGAGGTAGTGGTGCAGACGTTCCCGGATCCGTCGGGAGGGAAGTGGCCGATCTCCGCGGGCGGTGGTGCGTACCCGCGGTGGCGCCGGGACGGGCGAGAGCTGTTTTATCTCAACGGCGCGATGTTGGTCGCCGTGCCAGTGACTGTGAATCCGGGCTTGGTGCCCGGCACCGCAAGGCCGTTGTTCGGGTTGAATGGCACTGTGCAGCCCGGGGCCACTGGCGCGTACCAATACGACGTATCTTCAGACGGCCAGCGCATCCTGCTGTCGGTGGCTCCCGGTGGTCTCGGCAATTTCGCGCCGGCCATTCCGCTGACGGTGGTCACGAATTGGACCTCACTCATGAAAATGGTGAAGTGA